The nucleotide sequence GCTCGAGGGAGCTTCCAGTAAATCAAGATGAATGGCTACGCTGGAGTATCAACTTTTATAATAATACAGCTGCTTATACGACTGTCTATGCTTATACCATGGATAATTACGAAGGCTATACACATTTCTTAGATGAGGCAAATAATCCTAGACCAGTAACTATTTTAAGTCACGACTCTGGTAAAGGGGTTCTGCTAGCTAGCCTAGATATTGAACATTATAATGAGAATTTACAATTCCCCAAAATGATGCAATCTCCTATTGTAACCCTTCGATTAAATGAGGAAGAAGGAGAGCTTTCAACGATTGGTGGGAAAATGATAAGGACAAATACAAACTGGTGGGATGACTCGATTATTAGGGTTAAGGGAAACATTACTGAACGGTCTATGTTTTTGACTTTCCAGACAGATTCTGCGCCTACCTGGCAGAATAACTTAGTGACCACTGTCCCACTATTCTTTGGGAATATCATACATTCTGAAAATAATAGTAGCATGATAGGCATGTTTGGAGGAACTCAGGTCCCATCACATTTTGATTACGATAACCTACAAGAATCAACGTCCATCATGCAGCCAATAAATAGAAATTATGTCCATTATCCCTCCAATGGAATCGATTCAATTATGGTGAAAAGATCAAAATACGGAGCAAGGTATCAATCACACTTTTTAAGATGGAATGCTCCGGCTAATGAAATGCCTCCTACAAGGTCCGAAACTAGGGGGGATCGGGTGAACAGAAAGTATCCAAGATCTTGGAACTATTTAAGAGAGGGTTATTATCAATATGATTTCCATCCTTCTAGATATTCGGATACTTTACACTCTTCTAGAGCCTATGTTGTGCACCCTGAAGATGGGGTATTAGGGTATATTCCAGCTATTATTTTAACCCCATCAATTAATATGTCAGAGGGTGAAACCCTACAGCTTCCTCATTACTGTATAGATTGTCAGGAGGAGTATATCCACCCTGTTCCTGAAGAGCCAGTCATTACCCCTTGGGAGCCTCCTCCAGACTCCAGAATACTTTCACTTAGCTAACCATGAAATGGGGCATTATTGTCATTACAACTCAGTTTCACTACAAAGATGGCAGGAGATTCAAGCAATCGATAGAGATAAATATGGAGAGTACACCCCTCTAAGTACAGAAGATTTGAAATATATAGAAATAAATCTTAGTGAATATGCACATTGGTGGTTTCCGATTGAATTTGTAGCGGAAGGGAGGAAAAGAAATGATTAAAATAGCAGCTTGTTCATTATGTAAGCATTTACTGACAAAAAGAGGAGAAGTCCCAAAGTGTAAGGCTTTCCCAAATGGTATTCCAGATGTTATTACTACAGGTGATGAGTTCCATCTTGAGCCGTTTGAAGGCGATGGAGGAATCCAATATGAAAGGCTTGATGAAAGTAGAGATTTCAGGCGTATTTTTAATTTGTAATCATAGGTAAAAATAAGTTAGTGGCTTTGCATGTAGCTGGATAGATGAGGAGGTCATTTGAAATTGAATATTAAGAAGGCGGTATTACCCCAGCTACTTTACCCTTCTAAGGGGTATGGTTCAAACACTTCTACTCTTATTGCAGGAGTAAGGTGGTGGAATGAAACTTACGAAGAGGCTAGTAGATTTACAAAGGGTGGAGAAGTTTTATCCTATCATGAAGAAATTCCAATTAGGGTTATTGATGCTTGTATAGATCCTACACCAGAGTTGGAGGTCTTTGTAAATAAAGCATTACAGAACCTTGCATTTGTAAATGTAAGTATTAGATATCTAAAAAATAATAGAGTTATAGAAGAAAAAATTCATGTAGATGTTTCATCCCCCCATCCAGAGGATTCTAATATTAATATTATTGGTCCTATTAAGCTGCATACAAAGGATTTAGGTAAGGAATCTTCTTATTATGATTTTTCGCAGATGTCTGGAGAAGGGTTATATGAAATTGTTGTTTTGGCCTATGACAACAATGGGGATTATATAACTTTACGAGTTCCCTTTAAATTTATTAACTTAAATTCCAATAAGGAGAAGAAACACAAAATAGAAGAATATTATTATACCTTAATTGAAGGGGCTTCACCCTTAAGTAAGAAACCAGGAACACATTATAGAGCTGCAGGCGTAGGAATTCTAAAGAAAAGTGCATGTGGGAGCCGAATGATGACTAAGCCTAGTGCTCCAATAAGTAATCCTTCACAATATCCTATTATAGAATCTCCACTATTTGCACCCTGTGCGCTACTTGTTTCACCTAGTCATCAGAATTGCTTTGTAGGAGATACTGTTTCATTTTCCTTTTCTCATGGTAATGACTCAGGTGTTGCTTTAATGGAAGTAGACTTTGATAGTGATAAATTAGATCAAATTGGTGAGCGTAGCTTTTTGGTTAAAGAGGCAGGGGTATATGCTTTTCAATTTACCGCATTATATAACAATAATCAGGAATGTAAATCACAGGTTGTATATATTGAAGCTCAGCACCAGCCTATACCTACTAGAAGGTGTGGAGAGCATATTAGTGGTGGACAGGGATATGCTAATTACCAGTTTTACATGGGCACTCAAGCTGGTAGAGTAACGGTCACTTACGATTTTTATAGTGCTCCTGATAACATGGATATCTACGATTCTCATGGAAATAGATTAGCAACAACCGGCTATATTACAGATACTCAAGGTAGTCCAATAGTTCTCAATTATGAGCCTAGTATGGGGAATTTAATTGTAATTATGAATGATGGTGTATCAGGGAGCTTATGGGAATATAGAATTAGCTGCCCTGTTCCATGGTAGTAAAACATTAATCATGTTATGGAATAGAGAAGAATGCCTATAATGAATGTGCTGCTCGTTTCTAGCAACTATTTCGTTTAGTGAAACGACTGCTATAGAGAGCAATGTTAATGGACTTTCCAAGTTCAGTACATCTTTCTAAGAAAAAAAATAAAAGAAAAGAGGGTGTTTTAATGCCTTTTATTGATACAACGCCTGCTCTATCTGAGTATAAAATTAAAGAGGGCAATGTTCAGGAAGCATTAGGAAAGCTACTTGAGGCTCAAGGTTGGACCATTGCTTTAACCTTTAAAAAGGCTGTAACAACAGCTCACTTCTTATCTAACGGTCATCCTGAGAGTGCAAGGCATAATGAAATTTTTGCCGTAGCGCAGCATTATATTTATCAAAATGCTAAAGGAAAAATGTTGGGCTTAGCAATAGCGGCTGAGTTCACAGAGTTTACCAATCACCATATGGGAGTTCCTTTCTATAACATGATGGGGGGAACTACTGAGCAAAAAAATAGTATGATTACATGGCTTGTAAACAAATTTGAAGATAACAAAGTCAATACCTCCTTATATTACTATATGGTTGAGGAACTTCCAGAAATCGAAAATGAAACTACACTTCTTGTTCCCTACGGGGGTTCTAATATCAATGATTCCGATCCTAACAATCCATACAGACCAACGGACGCTGATACAATTTTACGTATGGCGCTTGATTGTGAGGTTGTGGAAACTGATTATGCTACTTCTAGTCAAGGCTCTCTATATATTAAGAGAGCAGATCCAATGATAATGCAATCCCCAATTGTTAAGAGTTCACTTAGACCAAACTTTACTGAGGATGTTAGTCACCCATTTATGAGAACAAACTGGTGGGAAGATAGTGAGATTTCGCTAAGGGGCTATATTGACAGCGAAAACATCTTTGTCGTGCTACAGGCTGATAATGTACCTGCATGGGAAAATAATATTATACCAACTGTACCCTTGTACTTTGGAAATATTGTACCTCTTGATAAAGGAGATGAAGAGGTAGCATTATTTGCAGGTACTGTACCTCCAGGTACAAATGAAGATCAGGTGGCTACGTATGATTTTGATGGTATTGTAAGAGGCGGAGATCGAATTATGCCAATTTTAAAAAATTATCCCCGTCATCCTTCAAATGGTGTAGATACGGTCATGCTTAGTCGCTCTAAATTTGGTGCGCGCTATCAGGAGTACTTCTTATCGTGGAATGCAGCTCCTAATGAAATGCCTCCTGCTAGACAAGGTGTAAATGGAAGGAAGAAATACCAAAGAGCATACCAAAATTTTGATACTACAAATTACAAGTTTCAATTTAATCCCTCTAGATACTCGAATAAGATCCATACTTCTAGAATTTATGTTGTGCATCCAGAAGAAGGGGTTAGAGGACATTTGAATCACTCTATTGGCTTGAATTCAACGAACTTCAGTGCTGGAAAGCTTCGTGTGCGCAAAGAAAATTGCCCTGATAAAATCTTTGACGTTTATAAATATGTGCCTATCAGTGGATTATCTCCTCTGACAAAGAGACCAGGTACAGCGTATAGACCGATGGGATTAGGAATTTTTGAATCTGAAGTTAATACGGGTGAAAAGACTGTTCAAGTCAATGCTAAAAACACAGTTCAACCAGCAGAACCTGTCGATGTGAGAATAGAAAGTCACTCCAGTGGAACAGTAACACTTTCCTGGACTAATCCATCTGAAGATGGCTTTCAAAGTATTAATATTTACCTCGATTCAAGCGAGGAGAAATATGCCTCAGGTGTAACAGCAGTAAACGAGTATCTAATTTCAGGACTTACAAGTGGGGACAAACACACAGTTACCATAAAAGCTGTTGACATAAATGGTAATGAGTCTATAGGTATAACTACAGAAGAAGTAACAGTACTTTAAAATAGGGAAGGTGATTACATGATTAATCAAGATGGTTTTTTCGACGAAACTTTATCTGTTCAGTTAATGCCTCAGGAGTTAGAGGAATTATTTAATGAAGCTGGTTGGAAAACAACAGCTAAATACCGCGTATTTCACCCTTTACAAGGGGATAGCTATAGAAAGAAATTTGGAGAGGTCAGGCTATTTAGTTCTACGGGTAGTGATGAGAAAAAGAGAAACTTCGGCTTTATTAGTGGATACGGTGGAAAAGTTACACCAGTCGGAGAAGAGCCTATCATTTCTAAAAACTCATTTTTAGGTGAGCTTGAGGAAATAGAAGGATCAAATGGTTTGAAGTTTAAATTCAAAGTATTTCCAGTTCTTAATCACTCTGTTCTAATCTATGACGAGCAGGATGCATTGTTAGATGAAGCTAGTTATACGGTAGATGGTGAAAATGGTGAGGTTACATTTACCTCGGCTCCAGATAAAAAGCTAGTAGCTACTTTTGCTCTGACCGATAACGCACCTGAAATGACTAAACGTCTTTGGTTCTTTACATTTGAGGATTTCCGTCCGGAAAGATCTATTTTTAATAGCGAAGGATTAGAAATTAGTCGATTACAAGATCCAATTAATGGGCAGTATCATTTTCCTCTTAAATCCGGAGAAAGTCTTAAGCATGACACGGTAGTCCTTTATAGCGGAAGAATAGGTGCTGGTGGAAGTGGACAGGTCATACCTACAGAATCCTATACGATAGACTATGCCCAAGGTAGTGTTTCCTTTGAATCCACGTATACTGTACCTCCTGTTATTTATGCAGACTATACAACGTTTATGTCTGCTGACGATGATGACTTCGGAGATTTATTAGTTCCGGATTTTAAGTCCCATGATCCTGAAGAATTGGCTGGGGCAGCTTATTCAGGTCTAAGGCTTATCTTCCCATCTATTCCTACAGCCGTTTCTTTTATACCTGATGATGAATATGGTTTAGGATGGGGGAGAAGCTCCCAAATTTATGTGTGGGGTAACGCCTCAGTTGATCGAATTATTTCTTATTTTCGTGTAGACCCTGCTCCAGATCCGGAGAAAACATATTTTGCACCTTTATACATTGGTAGACTTTCGACAATAGGTAAAGAGCCAAGGCTAAATAATGCACTTATTGGTGGAAGTCGAGGCAAAGATCAAATTGAGTATGTCAGTGGGTTAAAGCTAGGAAGAAATGTTGTAGACTACGGTCCAAACACCTCTAACGGTAATACTAGTGTAATGCTCCAACAATCCGTAGGCGGTGCTATGTATCAGAAGTATTATTTATCCTTTATCACTCATGATGCCGAAGCTGATAGAACCAATGAATCACGCTTCAACCCTTCTGTATATAGTGGGAAATATCACATTTCACCAATGTACATTGTTCATCCATCAGATGGCTATGTTGGGAGATTAGATGAGGTTTATGCGATTCATCCTAAGAATATATCTCAGCTAGATGAGCTTGAAGTTACGGAGAAAGCAAAAGATGAACATCTTGGAAATGGAGATGGGACAAACAAAGTGTTCCATTTATTCCATAAGCCTGTGTTAGATGAGGAGTTTAGAATTCAATTAGTCAGTGACGATGGCTGTAGCTATTTAGATGCAGATAGTGGAGGGTTTACTATCCATGCTGAGGATGGCACAAAGTTGATTGAGCTAGAATCTGCTCCTGAGCGTGACGTAGAAGTGTATGTTACCTACAATTACAATCAAGTTTATCGTTTTACGTTAGCTGACACCCCAACTACTCCGTTTCGATTAGCCAATATGACCCCATATAATCCTATTGGGCTTGGGTTTTTGAAGGAGAATATCAATTAATTACGAAAGGTAGGTGGTGGAAATGGGTAACGGTAAACAATACCTTCTCAGTTTCACTGCCTTTTTTCATACTGGGAAGCAGTACTCGATCTCCTATAATCTTCACCAAAGAATTGCAACCCAAAATAAATACCCTTATATGTTCGATCCATGGAGTAGATTTCAGGCATTAAAAATGGATGAGCTAAAGCATGGTATGAAGAGAAGGGCAAAATACAGTAAGCTTTATCCTTTACACAAGCTAGGCATTTTAACAGATGTGGAGGGAGAGCTTGAACGAGCTCCCTTACATTCAAAAGGTATACAAATAGAAGCTGATAATCATGAGTATATGTCGATGGGTGAGCCTATTAGGACTTCTGAAATTGAGGAGGTTGTTGAGCCTTTTCATCGCTACTTATATGGTATAGATGAGCAACAAATATCTGGATTAAACCTTGAAAAAGAGAAAGTATATGACCTTGAAAACCTAAACTTATCCTCT is from Bacillus horti and encodes:
- a CDS encoding fibronectin type III domain-containing protein, with translation MPFIDTTPALSEYKIKEGNVQEALGKLLEAQGWTIALTFKKAVTTAHFLSNGHPESARHNEIFAVAQHYIYQNAKGKMLGLAIAAEFTEFTNHHMGVPFYNMMGGTTEQKNSMITWLVNKFEDNKVNTSLYYYMVEELPEIENETTLLVPYGGSNINDSDPNNPYRPTDADTILRMALDCEVVETDYATSSQGSLYIKRADPMIMQSPIVKSSLRPNFTEDVSHPFMRTNWWEDSEISLRGYIDSENIFVVLQADNVPAWENNIIPTVPLYFGNIVPLDKGDEEVALFAGTVPPGTNEDQVATYDFDGIVRGGDRIMPILKNYPRHPSNGVDTVMLSRSKFGARYQEYFLSWNAAPNEMPPARQGVNGRKKYQRAYQNFDTTNYKFQFNPSRYSNKIHTSRIYVVHPEEGVRGHLNHSIGLNSTNFSAGKLRVRKENCPDKIFDVYKYVPISGLSPLTKRPGTAYRPMGLGIFESEVNTGEKTVQVNAKNTVQPAEPVDVRIESHSSGTVTLSWTNPSEDGFQSINIYLDSSEEKYASGVTAVNEYLISGLTSGDKHTVTIKAVDINGNESIGITTEEVTVL